The proteins below are encoded in one region of Pseudoduganella armeniaca:
- a CDS encoding AraC family transcriptional regulator, with the protein MIDPLAEAVMLLQPQARFAKVVSAAGPWRVRRGAPAQPFYCVILEGSCLLQVQGATPVALVQGDFVLVPSNCGFTVSSMTPPPAGQPDSEPVTLPNGTFRHGPVDAPADVQLLLGYCTFGSPDAALLVSLLPQLVHVRGEARLSTLVRLVGEESRAQRPAREEVLARLLEVLLIEALRSAAGTVASPGLLRGLADERLAVALRRIHADVAQPWTVAQLAREAAMSRSVFFERFSRALGVAPMAYLLGWRMALAKRMLRQREARIADIAERIGYGSASAFSVAFTRHVGVAPARYARERGC; encoded by the coding sequence ATGATCGATCCCCTGGCCGAAGCGGTCATGCTGCTGCAGCCGCAGGCGCGCTTCGCCAAAGTCGTCAGCGCGGCCGGGCCATGGCGCGTGCGCCGCGGCGCGCCAGCGCAACCGTTTTATTGCGTGATCCTCGAAGGCAGTTGCCTGCTGCAGGTGCAGGGTGCCACACCGGTGGCGCTGGTGCAGGGCGACTTCGTGCTGGTTCCGTCCAACTGCGGTTTTACCGTCTCCAGCATGACACCGCCGCCGGCCGGGCAGCCGGACAGCGAGCCGGTAACGCTGCCCAACGGCACATTCCGCCATGGCCCGGTCGACGCGCCCGCCGACGTGCAGCTGCTGCTCGGCTACTGCACGTTCGGTTCGCCCGACGCGGCGCTGCTGGTATCGCTGCTGCCGCAGCTGGTCCACGTGCGTGGCGAAGCGCGGCTGTCGACGCTGGTGCGGCTGGTGGGCGAGGAGTCGCGCGCGCAGCGGCCGGCACGCGAGGAAGTGCTGGCGCGTCTGCTCGAAGTGCTGTTGATCGAAGCGCTGCGGTCGGCGGCGGGAACGGTGGCGTCACCCGGCTTGTTGCGCGGGCTCGCGGACGAGCGGCTGGCCGTGGCGCTGCGCCGCATCCACGCCGATGTGGCGCAGCCATGGACGGTGGCCCAGCTGGCGCGGGAGGCGGCGATGTCGCGTTCGGTGTTTTTCGAACGGTTCAGCCGCGCGCTGGGCGTCGCGCCGATGGCGTATCTGCTGGGGTGGCGGATGGCGCTGGCCAAGCGCATGCTGCGGCAGCGGGAGGCGCGCATCGCCGATATCGCCGAGCGCATCGGCTATGGTTCGGCCAGCGCGTTCAGTGTTGCGTTTACCCGGCATGTGGGCGTGGCGCCGGCGCGGTATGCGCGGGAGCGGGGATGCTAG
- a CDS encoding histidine triad nucleotide-binding protein: protein MDNCLFCKIAAKQIPATVVYEDDELLAFKDINPAAPVHLLIIPKQHISTLSDCDDSHTALLGKMLALAPRLAKEHGVSVVYDAEGAPTRGYKTLINSGPDGGQVVYHMHMHMYGGPRPWKGMH, encoded by the coding sequence GTGGACAACTGCCTGTTCTGCAAGATTGCTGCCAAACAGATTCCCGCCACCGTCGTCTACGAGGACGATGAACTGCTGGCGTTCAAGGACATCAACCCGGCCGCGCCGGTGCACCTGCTGATCATTCCGAAGCAGCACATCTCGACCCTGTCCGACTGCGACGACAGCCACACGGCATTGCTGGGCAAGATGCTGGCGCTGGCGCCGCGCCTGGCGAAGGAACACGGCGTCTCGGTCGTGTACGACGCCGAGGGCGCGCCGACGCGCGGCTACAAGACCCTGATCAACAGTGGCCCCGATGGCGGGCAGGTCGTGTACCACATGCACATGCACATGTATGGCGGACCGCGGCCCTGGAAAGGCATGCATTAA
- a CDS encoding phosphoribosyl-ATP diphosphatase gives MTILDRVAATIDSRKLANGGDPATSYVSKLFAKGDDAILKKIGEEATELVMAAKDARAAGDAGKVLYECADLWFHSLVLLAQFDLTPQQVLDELARREGVSGIAEKAARPDA, from the coding sequence ATGACGATACTCGACCGCGTGGCCGCCACCATCGACAGCCGCAAGCTGGCCAACGGCGGCGATCCCGCCACCTCCTACGTGTCGAAGCTGTTCGCCAAGGGCGACGACGCGATCCTGAAAAAGATCGGCGAGGAAGCGACGGAACTGGTGATGGCCGCCAAGGATGCGCGCGCCGCCGGTGACGCCGGCAAGGTGTTGTACGAGTGCGCCGATCTGTGGTTCCATTCGCTCGTGCTGCTGGCGCAGTTCGACCTGACGCCGCAGCAGGTACTCGATGAGCTGGCGCGCCGCGAGGGCGTGTCGGGCATCGCCGAAAAAGCCGCGCGTCCGGACGCGTGA
- the hisI gene encoding phosphoribosyl-AMP cyclohydrolase, translating into MSIPTTTPSVAKAKWLNRVKWDEHGLVPVIAQEAGSNDVLMFAWMNRDALYKTVELGEAVYWSRSRKKLWHKGEESGHVQKVLEIRLDCDEDVVLLKVEQAGGIACHTGRHSCFFQKFDGDARDGDWQDAEPVLKDPHAIYTDKTK; encoded by the coding sequence ATGAGTATCCCGACGACGACGCCTAGCGTAGCCAAGGCAAAATGGCTGAACCGCGTGAAGTGGGACGAGCATGGCCTCGTGCCCGTGATCGCCCAGGAAGCGGGCAGCAACGACGTGCTGATGTTCGCCTGGATGAACCGCGATGCGCTGTACAAGACGGTGGAGCTGGGCGAAGCCGTGTATTGGAGCCGTTCGCGCAAGAAGCTGTGGCACAAGGGAGAAGAGTCCGGCCACGTGCAGAAGGTGCTGGAGATTCGCCTCGATTGCGACGAGGACGTGGTGCTGCTGAAGGTCGAACAGGCCGGCGGCATCGCCTGCCACACGGGCCGCCATTCCTGCTTCTTCCAGAAGTTCGACGGCGATGCCCGCGACGGCGACTGGCAGGATGCGGAACCGGTGCTGAAAGACCCGCACGCCATCTACACGGACAAGACCAAATGA
- the hisF gene encoding imidazole glycerol phosphate synthase subunit HisF yields MLAKRIIPCLDVTNGRVVKGVNFTELRDAGDPVEIARRYDEQGADELTFLDITASSDNRGLILDIIEAVASQVFIPLTVGGGVREVGDVRRLLNAGADKISLNTSAVSNPQLVYDASQKHGSQCIIVAIDAKNVAPGKWEVFTHGGRKATGLDAVEWAKKMAAMGAGELLLTSMDRDGTKSGFDLGLTRAVSDAVDVPVIASGGVGSLQDLADGIKEGRADAVLAASIFHYGQHTVQEAKRFMAAQGIPMRLA; encoded by the coding sequence ATGCTGGCCAAACGGATCATCCCCTGCCTCGACGTGACCAATGGCCGCGTCGTCAAGGGCGTCAACTTCACCGAGCTGCGCGACGCCGGCGACCCCGTCGAGATAGCGCGCCGCTACGACGAACAGGGCGCGGACGAGCTGACCTTCCTCGACATCACGGCGTCCTCCGACAACCGCGGCCTGATCCTGGACATCATCGAGGCAGTGGCCTCGCAGGTGTTCATTCCGCTGACGGTGGGCGGCGGGGTGCGCGAGGTGGGCGACGTGCGCCGGCTGCTGAACGCCGGCGCGGACAAGATCAGCCTGAACACCTCGGCCGTCAGCAACCCGCAGCTGGTGTACGACGCGTCGCAGAAGCACGGCTCGCAGTGCATCATCGTGGCCATCGATGCGAAGAACGTCGCCCCCGGCAAGTGGGAAGTGTTCACGCACGGCGGCCGCAAGGCCACCGGCCTCGATGCCGTCGAGTGGGCCAAGAAGATGGCTGCGATGGGCGCGGGCGAGCTGCTCCTGACCAGCATGGACCGCGACGGCACCAAGTCCGGCTTCGACCTGGGCCTGACGCGCGCCGTGTCCGATGCGGTGGACGTGCCGGTGATCGCCTCCGGCGGCGTGGGCAGCCTGCAGGACCTGGCCGACGGCATCAAGGAAGGCCGTGCGGACGCCGTGCTGGCCGCCAGCATCTTCCATTACGGCCAGCACACGGTGCAGGAAGCCAAGCGCTTCATGGCCGCCCAGGGCATTCCCATGCGGCTGGCATGA
- the hisA gene encoding 1-(5-phosphoribosyl)-5-[(5-phosphoribosylamino)methylideneamino]imidazole-4-carboxamide isomerase, translating into MLLIPAIDLKDGHCVRLKQGDMELATVFSEDPAAMARHWLEQGARRLHLVDLNGAFAGKPKNEGAVKAILKTVQDFALENDIDQIPVQLGGGIRDLDTIERYLDDGISYIIIGTAAVKSPGFLHDACGAFPGHIIVGLDAKDGKVATDGWSKMSGHEVIDLAQKFEQYGVESIVYTDIGRDGMMGGVNIEATVRLAQAVRIPIIASGGLHNLADVEALCAVQDEGIEGVICGRSIYEGTINLNEAQLRADELTGDTVDSDATSEE; encoded by the coding sequence ATGCTGCTCATTCCTGCCATCGACCTCAAGGACGGTCACTGCGTTCGCCTGAAACAAGGCGATATGGAACTTGCCACCGTATTCTCCGAAGACCCGGCCGCGATGGCCCGTCATTGGCTGGAGCAGGGCGCCCGCCGCCTGCACCTGGTCGACCTGAACGGCGCGTTCGCCGGCAAGCCGAAGAACGAAGGGGCGGTCAAGGCCATCCTGAAGACGGTACAGGACTTCGCCCTGGAGAACGACATCGACCAAATCCCCGTCCAGCTGGGCGGCGGCATCCGCGACCTCGACACCATCGAGCGCTACCTGGACGACGGCATCAGCTACATCATCATCGGCACCGCGGCCGTGAAAAGCCCGGGCTTCCTGCACGACGCCTGCGGCGCCTTCCCGGGCCACATCATCGTCGGCCTGGACGCCAAGGACGGCAAGGTGGCGACCGACGGCTGGAGCAAGATGTCCGGCCACGAGGTGATCGACCTGGCCCAGAAGTTCGAGCAGTACGGCGTCGAATCGATCGTCTACACCGACATCGGCCGCGACGGCATGATGGGCGGCGTGAACATCGAGGCGACCGTGCGCCTGGCGCAAGCCGTGCGCATCCCGATCATCGCTTCCGGCGGCCTGCACAACCTGGCCGACGTGGAAGCGCTGTGCGCGGTGCAGGACGAAGGCATCGAAGGTGTCATCTGCGGGCGCTCGATCTACGAAGGCACCATCAACCTGAACGAGGCGCAGTTGCGGGCCGACGAACTGACCGGCGACACGGTCGATTCGGACGCCACGAGCGAAGAATAA
- the hisH gene encoding imidazole glycerol phosphate synthase subunit HisH: MKKIVVVDYGMGNLRSVAQALRAAAPEADVRISGEVAEIESAERIVLPGQGAMTDCMKSLRESGVEEALLRAAETKPLLGVCIGEQMLFGDSEEGGTGLNLLPGKIVRFRLDGQLQEDGSRFKVPQMGWNQVRQKVPHALWQGIPDESYFYFVHSYYVQPDVPAHSVGETVYGQPFCCAVARDNIFATQFHPEKSAASGLQLYKNFVHWNP, translated from the coding sequence ATGAAAAAAATCGTTGTAGTTGACTACGGCATGGGCAACCTGCGCTCCGTCGCGCAGGCCTTGCGCGCCGCCGCGCCGGAAGCGGACGTGCGCATTTCCGGCGAGGTCGCCGAGATCGAGAGCGCCGAGCGCATCGTGCTGCCGGGCCAGGGCGCCATGACGGACTGCATGAAGAGCCTGCGCGAGTCGGGCGTCGAGGAAGCACTGCTGCGCGCGGCCGAAACCAAGCCGCTCCTGGGCGTGTGCATCGGCGAGCAGATGCTGTTCGGCGACAGCGAGGAGGGCGGCACCGGCCTGAACCTCCTGCCCGGCAAGATCGTGCGCTTCCGCCTGGACGGCCAGCTGCAGGAAGACGGCTCCCGTTTCAAGGTGCCGCAGATGGGCTGGAACCAGGTGCGCCAGAAAGTGCCGCACGCACTGTGGCAGGGCATCCCGGACGAATCGTACTTCTATTTCGTGCACAGCTACTACGTGCAGCCGGACGTACCGGCGCACAGCGTGGGCGAAACCGTGTACGGCCAGCCGTTCTGCTGTGCCGTCGCGCGCGACAATATTTTCGCCACCCAGTTCCACCCAGAGAAAAGCGCCGCCAGCGGCCTGCAGCTGTACAAGAACTTCGTTCACTGGAACCCTTGA
- the hisB gene encoding imidazoleglycerol-phosphate dehydratase HisB, which yields MTIAERSAEVTRNTNETQIRVALNLDGTGTQKLDTGVPFLDHMLDQIARHGLIDLDIHATGDTHIDNHHTVEDVGITLGMAVAKAIGDRKGIRRYGHAYVPLDEALSRVVIDFSGRPGIEYHIPFTRAMIGTFDVDLTLEFFRGFVNHAGVTLHIDNLRGTNAHHQCETVFKAFGRALRMAVERDERAAGTIPSTKGSL from the coding sequence ATGACCATCGCAGAACGCAGCGCGGAAGTCACGCGCAACACCAACGAGACGCAGATCCGCGTCGCCCTGAACCTGGACGGCACCGGCACGCAGAAGCTGGACACCGGCGTGCCTTTCCTGGACCACATGCTGGACCAGATCGCGCGCCACGGCCTGATCGACCTGGACATCCACGCCACCGGCGACACCCATATCGACAATCACCACACGGTGGAAGACGTCGGCATCACGCTGGGCATGGCGGTAGCCAAGGCCATCGGCGACCGCAAGGGCATCCGCCGCTACGGCCATGCCTACGTGCCGCTCGATGAAGCGCTGTCGCGCGTCGTCATCGACTTCTCCGGCCGGCCCGGCATCGAGTACCACATCCCGTTTACGCGCGCGATGATCGGCACGTTCGACGTCGACCTGACCCTGGAATTCTTCCGCGGCTTCGTCAACCATGCGGGTGTCACGCTGCACATCGATAACCTGCGCGGCACCAACGCCCACCACCAGTGCGAGACCGTGTTCAAGGCCTTCGGCCGCGCGCTGCGCATGGCCGTCGAGCGCGACGAGCGCGCGGCCGGCACGATCCCATCGACCAAAGGAAGCCTGTAA
- the hisC gene encoding histidinol-phosphate transaminase yields MSLESLISNTIRADVRAIGSYHVPDASGYVKLDAMENPYQLPEALRRELGERLAAVALNRYPPSYDGLRRKVAAKLGVPAGYEVLLGNGSDELISIMAAACAHQDRRAVMMAPVPAFVMFQRSAQVAGMDFVGVPLSEDFSLDLPAMLAAIAEHKPALLFLAYPNNPTGNLYDAGAMVDIIRAVGDTGLVVVDEAYEPFAQQSFMGRLPEFDNLIVMRTLSKLGLAGIRLGYMSAAPALLEQFEKVRPPYNVNVMTQAAADFALDHLDVLNEQAALLREQRAVLSRALAELPNVTVFPSAANFILIRVANADTTHSNLLARKILVKNLSKMHSVLTNCLRITVSTPEENAAFLDALKASLAV; encoded by the coding sequence ATGTCCCTGGAAAGCCTGATCAGCAACACCATCCGTGCCGACGTGCGCGCCATTGGCAGCTACCACGTGCCGGATGCGAGCGGCTACGTCAAGCTGGACGCGATGGAAAACCCGTACCAGCTGCCCGAAGCGCTGCGGCGCGAGCTGGGCGAGCGCCTGGCCGCCGTCGCGCTGAACCGCTATCCGCCGTCGTACGATGGCCTGCGCCGCAAGGTCGCCGCGAAACTCGGCGTCCCGGCCGGCTATGAAGTCCTGCTGGGGAACGGCTCGGACGAGCTGATCTCCATCATGGCCGCCGCCTGCGCGCACCAGGACCGCCGCGCCGTCATGATGGCGCCGGTGCCCGCCTTCGTCATGTTCCAGCGCTCGGCCCAGGTGGCCGGCATGGACTTCGTCGGCGTGCCGCTGAGCGAAGATTTTTCGCTCGACCTGCCGGCCATGCTGGCGGCGATCGCCGAGCACAAGCCGGCCTTGCTGTTCCTGGCCTATCCGAACAACCCCACCGGCAACCTGTACGACGCCGGCGCGATGGTCGACATCATTCGCGCCGTGGGCGACACAGGCCTGGTGGTGGTGGACGAAGCCTACGAGCCGTTTGCGCAGCAGAGCTTCATGGGCCGCCTGCCGGAGTTCGACAACCTGATCGTCATGCGCACGCTGTCCAAGCTGGGCCTGGCCGGCATCCGCCTGGGCTATATGTCGGCCGCGCCGGCGCTGCTGGAACAGTTCGAGAAGGTGCGCCCGCCGTACAACGTCAACGTGATGACGCAGGCGGCGGCGGACTTCGCGCTGGACCACCTGGACGTGCTGAACGAGCAGGCCGCGCTGCTGCGCGAGCAGCGCGCCGTGCTGAGCCGGGCGCTGGCCGAGTTGCCGAACGTTACGGTTTTCCCGTCGGCAGCGAATTTCATCCTGATCCGTGTGGCGAATGCGGACACGACCCACTCGAATCTCCTGGCCCGCAAAATTTTGGTGAAAAATTTGAGTAAAATGCACAGTGTGCTGACGAATTGCCTGCGTATCACCGTCAGCACGCCGGAAGAAAACGCCGCTTTCCTCGACGCCCTGAAAGCGTCGTTGGCGGTCTGA
- a CDS encoding DNA-methyltransferase — MKADETSTAWLDQVYCEDALAGLSRIPDGAVDLILTDPPYNLGKDYGNASDQQTVEEFLQWTERWIDAALPKLKDNGSLYIFTTWRFSPEIFVMLKKRMTMMNEIIWDRRVPSMGGSVRSFSSVHDTVGFFVRRKDYYFDLDAVRIPYDAATKKARSRSIFIGAKWLEVGYNPKDLWSVSRLHREHAERVDHPTQKPLEIIERMIKASCPPGGVVLDLFMGSGTTAVAARRTGRRFVGFELNGEYCRITAERLAALDGAPAPSPEPATAPRAKPRARAKAAAPDTTTINSLE; from the coding sequence ATGAAGGCTGACGAAACGTCCACGGCCTGGCTGGACCAGGTCTACTGCGAGGACGCACTGGCCGGCCTGTCGCGCATCCCGGATGGTGCCGTCGACCTGATCCTGACCGACCCGCCCTACAACCTGGGCAAGGACTACGGCAACGCCTCCGACCAGCAGACGGTGGAGGAATTCCTGCAGTGGACCGAGCGCTGGATCGACGCGGCGCTGCCGAAGCTGAAGGACAACGGCAGCCTGTACATCTTCACCACGTGGCGCTTCTCGCCGGAGATCTTCGTGATGCTGAAAAAGCGCATGACGATGATGAACGAGATCATCTGGGACCGCCGCGTGCCGTCGATGGGCGGCAGCGTGCGCAGCTTCTCGTCGGTGCACGACACGGTGGGCTTCTTCGTGCGCCGCAAGGATTACTATTTCGATCTCGACGCCGTCCGTATCCCGTACGACGCCGCGACCAAGAAAGCCCGTTCGCGTTCGATCTTTATCGGCGCGAAATGGCTGGAAGTGGGCTACAACCCGAAGGATCTGTGGAGCGTATCGCGCCTGCACAGGGAACACGCGGAGCGGGTCGATCACCCGACGCAAAAGCCGCTCGAAATCATCGAGCGCATGATCAAGGCCTCGTGCCCGCCGGGTGGCGTGGTGCTGGACCTGTTCATGGGCAGCGGCACCACCGCCGTGGCGGCGCGCCGCACCGGCCGTCGCTTCGTCGGCTTCGAGCTCAATGGCGAGTACTGCCGCATCACGGCCGAGCGGCTGGCGGCGCTCGATGGCGCCCCGGCGCCATCGCCTGAACCGGCAACCGCCCCCCGCGCGAAGCCGCGTGCGCGCGCCAAGGCGGCGGCGCCGGATACGACCACGATCAATTCACTGGAGTAG
- the hisD gene encoding histidinol dehydrogenase — protein sequence MMIQLRKLDSTAIDFQETLDALLAFEAETDTAIEHAVTEIIAQVRGRGDEAVVEYTNKFDRIPHGGAPDMRAFEIGQEELHAALAALPQAQREALQTAAERIRVFHERQKQELQGFTYTEPDGTVLGQRITPLDRVGIYVPGGKAAYPSSVLMNAVPAKVAGVGEIVMVVPTPDGVKNQMVLAAAAIAGVDRVIGIGGAQAVAALAYGTETIQPVDKIVGPGNAYVAAAKRRVFGAVGIDMIAGPSEILVICDGSTHPDWVAMDLFSQAEHDELAQAILLCPDADYIERVEASIQKLLPTMPRQEVIRTSLTDRGALVKVKDMDEACAIANAIAAEHLEISAEEPQQWADKIRHAGAMFLGRFSSESLGDYCCGPNHVLPTSRTARFSSPLGVYDFQKRSSVIQVSEAGAQTLGKIAAELAYGEGLQAHARSAELRLKNEG from the coding sequence ATCATGATCCAACTCCGCAAGCTCGACTCCACCGCCATCGATTTCCAGGAAACGCTGGACGCCCTGCTGGCGTTCGAAGCCGAAACCGATACCGCCATCGAACATGCCGTTACCGAGATCATCGCGCAGGTGCGCGGTCGCGGCGACGAAGCGGTGGTGGAATACACCAACAAGTTCGATCGGATTCCGCACGGCGGCGCGCCGGACATGCGGGCGTTCGAGATCGGGCAGGAGGAGTTGCATGCGGCGCTGGCCGCGCTGCCGCAGGCGCAGCGTGAAGCGTTGCAGACGGCGGCCGAGCGCATTCGCGTGTTCCACGAGCGGCAGAAGCAGGAGCTGCAGGGGTTCACGTACACCGAACCTGACGGCACAGTGCTGGGCCAGCGCATCACGCCGCTGGACCGCGTCGGCATCTACGTCCCGGGCGGCAAGGCCGCGTATCCGTCGTCGGTGTTGATGAACGCCGTGCCGGCCAAGGTGGCGGGCGTGGGCGAGATCGTGATGGTGGTGCCGACGCCGGATGGCGTGAAGAACCAGATGGTGCTGGCCGCGGCCGCGATTGCCGGCGTCGATCGCGTGATCGGCATCGGCGGCGCGCAGGCGGTGGCCGCGCTGGCCTACGGCACCGAGACGATCCAGCCGGTGGACAAGATCGTCGGCCCCGGCAATGCCTACGTGGCGGCCGCCAAGCGGCGCGTGTTCGGCGCTGTCGGCATCGACATGATCGCCGGGCCGTCGGAAATCCTCGTCATCTGCGACGGCAGCACGCACCCGGACTGGGTGGCGATGGACCTGTTCTCGCAGGCCGAGCACGACGAGCTGGCGCAGGCCATCCTGCTGTGCCCCGATGCCGACTACATCGAACGCGTGGAAGCGTCGATCCAGAAGCTACTGCCGACGATGCCGCGCCAGGAAGTCATCCGCACCTCGCTGACCGATCGCGGCGCGCTGGTCAAGGTGAAGGATATGGACGAAGCCTGCGCGATCGCCAACGCCATCGCCGCCGAGCACCTGGAAATCTCGGCCGAGGAACCGCAGCAGTGGGCCGACAAGATCCGCCACGCCGGCGCGATGTTCCTGGGCCGCTTCTCGTCCGAGTCGCTGGGCGACTACTGCTGCGGTCCGAACCACGTGCTGCCGACCTCGCGCACGGCGCGTTTCTCGTCGCCGCTGGGCGTGTACGACTTCCAGAAGCGCTCGTCGGTCATCCAGGTCAGCGAGGCCGGCGCGCAGACGCTCGGCAAGATCGCGGCGGAGCTGGCGTATGGCGAAGGGCTGCAGGCGCACGCGCGCAGTGCCGAGCTGCGACTGAAAAATGAAGGCTGA
- the hisG gene encoding ATP phosphoribosyltransferase, whose translation MTTITSQAPTDTQLILALSKGRIFEDTLPLLAAAGITVTENPETSRKLILPTNDPNVRVLIVRATDVPTYVQYGAADFGVAGKDVLFEHGGEGLYQPIDLNIAKCRMSVAVKAGFDYETAVRQGARLRVATKFTEMARQHFAKKGVHVDLIKLYGSMELAPLVGLSDAIVDLVSTGSTLRANHLVEVEEIMDISSRLVVNQAALKLKRARLQPILEAFERASQKAS comes from the coding sequence ATGACCACCATCACGAGCCAGGCGCCGACCGATACCCAGCTGATCCTGGCCCTGTCCAAGGGCCGGATCTTCGAGGACACGCTGCCGCTGCTGGCGGCGGCCGGCATCACCGTCACGGAAAACCCGGAGACGTCGCGCAAGCTGATCCTGCCGACCAACGATCCGAACGTGCGCGTGCTGATCGTGCGCGCCACCGACGTGCCGACCTACGTGCAGTATGGCGCGGCCGACTTCGGCGTGGCCGGCAAGGACGTGCTGTTCGAGCACGGCGGCGAAGGCCTGTACCAGCCGATCGACCTGAACATCGCCAAGTGCCGCATGTCGGTCGCCGTCAAGGCGGGCTTCGACTATGAGACGGCGGTGCGGCAGGGCGCGCGCCTGCGCGTGGCGACCAAGTTCACCGAGATGGCACGCCAGCACTTCGCCAAGAAGGGCGTGCACGTCGACCTGATCAAGCTGTACGGCTCGATGGAGCTGGCACCGCTGGTGGGCCTGTCGGACGCCATCGTCGACCTGGTCAGTACCGGCAGCACGCTGCGCGCCAACCACCTCGTCGAAGTGGAAGAGATCATGGACATCTCGTCCCGCCTCGTCGTCAACCAGGCCGCGCTGAAGCTCAAGCGCGCGCGCCTGCAACCGATCCTCGAGGCGTTCGAACGCGCCTCCCAGAAAGCGTCATAA
- the murA gene encoding UDP-N-acetylglucosamine 1-carboxyvinyltransferase, with protein sequence MDKLLITGGKRLVGDIQISGAKNAALPILCAGLLTAGDLQLSNVPNLHDVATMLKLLRQTGLAVEQNGDKVVMNGAKIDKLEAPYELVKTMRASILVLGPLLARFGEAKVSLPGGCAIGSRPVDQHIKGLQALGAEISIDAGYIYAKAKKLKGASITTDMITVTGTENLLMAATLAEGETVLENAACEPEVTDLANLLVAMGAKIDGIGTHRLVIQGVAELHGAAHTVISDRIEAATFLCAVAAAGGDITIRNTRVDIMDAALEKLREMGLRLTVGDTWIRAQMDTRPQPVSFSTTEYPGFPTDMQAQFMAVNTIADGSSTVQETIFENRFMHVQEMNRLGAAIQTDGNTAKIRGVQQLIGAPVMATDLRASASLVIAGLAAKGETLIDRIYHLDRGYDRMEVKLSAVGANITRIK encoded by the coding sequence ATGGACAAACTGCTCATCACCGGCGGCAAGCGCCTGGTTGGCGACATCCAGATCTCCGGCGCCAAGAACGCGGCCTTGCCGATCCTGTGCGCGGGCCTGCTGACGGCCGGCGACCTGCAACTGTCGAACGTGCCGAACCTGCACGACGTGGCAACGATGCTGAAACTGCTGCGCCAGACCGGCCTGGCGGTCGAGCAGAACGGCGACAAGGTCGTCATGAACGGTGCCAAGATCGACAAGCTGGAAGCGCCGTATGAACTGGTGAAGACGATGCGCGCGTCGATCCTCGTGCTCGGGCCCCTGCTGGCGCGCTTCGGCGAAGCCAAGGTGTCGCTGCCGGGCGGCTGCGCGATCGGTTCGCGTCCCGTCGACCAGCACATCAAGGGCCTGCAGGCGCTGGGCGCGGAGATCTCGATCGACGCCGGCTACATCTACGCCAAGGCGAAGAAACTGAAGGGCGCCAGCATCACCACGGACATGATCACGGTGACCGGCACGGAAAACCTGCTGATGGCCGCCACGCTGGCCGAAGGCGAGACGGTGCTGGAAAACGCCGCGTGCGAGCCGGAAGTGACGGACCTGGCCAACCTGCTGGTGGCGATGGGCGCCAAGATCGACGGCATCGGCACGCACCGCCTGGTGATCCAGGGCGTGGCCGAACTGCACGGCGCCGCGCACACGGTGATCTCGGACCGCATCGAGGCGGCCACGTTCCTGTGCGCCGTGGCGGCCGCCGGCGGCGACATCACGATCCGCAACACGCGCGTGGACATCATGGACGCGGCGCTGGAAAAGCTGCGCGAGATGGGCCTGCGCCTGACGGTGGGCGACACGTGGATCCGCGCGCAGATGGATACGCGCCCTCAGCCGGTCAGCTTCAGCACCACCGAATACCCGGGCTTCCCGACCGACATGCAGGCGCAGTTCATGGCCGTCAACACGATCGCCGACGGCAGCAGCACCGTGCAGGAGACGATCTTCGAGAACCGCTTCATGCACGTGCAGGAGATGAATCGCCTGGGCGCGGCGATCCAGACCGACGGCAACACGGCCAAGATCCGCGGCGTGCAGCAGCTGATCGGCGCGCCCGTGATGGCGACCGACCTGCGCGCTTCCGCCTCGCTCGTCATCGCCGGGCTGGCCGCCAAGGGCGAAACGCTGATCGACCGCATCTATCACCTCGATCGCGGCTACGACCGCATGGAAGTGAAGCTGTCCGCCGTCGGCGCCAACATCACCCGCATCAAGTAA
- a CDS encoding BolA family protein — MTTTPEAIHGYIAAGLECTHLQVEGDGQHFQAVIVSPAFAGKRPIQRHQLVYAALGDRMREEIHALSMKTLTPEEFQG; from the coding sequence ATGACCACGACCCCAGAAGCAATCCACGGCTACATCGCCGCCGGCCTCGAATGCACGCACCTGCAAGTGGAGGGCGACGGCCAGCACTTCCAGGCCGTCATCGTGTCCCCGGCCTTCGCAGGCAAGCGCCCGATCCAGCGCCATCAGCTGGTCTACGCGGCGCTGGGCGACCGCATGCGCGAGGAAATCCACGCGCTGTCGATGAAGACCCTGACCCCTGAAGAATTCCAAGGATAA